A genomic segment from Alistipes senegalensis JC50 encodes:
- a CDS encoding exo-beta-N-acetylmuramidase NamZ domain-containing protein → MAVLLPSALSARVLVGMTDTAAYFPLVRGQRVAVLANQTSVAEMPGAPGADAAGRVHLVDLLHGAGFDVAAIFSPEHGFRGTADAGEHVASSVDARTGIPIRSLYDGNTKRPSDETMRSFDVLVVDMQDVGLRFYTYYISMLRMMDACADFGRRVVVLDRPNPNGHIIDGPVLDMKYRSGVGAIPVPVLHGLTMGEIARMAAGEGWAKQCALTVVKCRNYTHATEYLLPVAPSPNLPTARAVYLYAALCPFEGTVVSLGRGTDKPFEMYGHPDMTGRMFSFTPRPTAGAKHPPLEGRLCRGVDLSGMPLAEAREVGFSLRYVIDACTDLGMGDKFFTPMFEKLVGVGWVREMILAGAPEAEIRARWAGDVERYRERRTKYLLYE, encoded by the coding sequence TTGGCGGTGCTTTTGCCGTCGGCCCTTTCAGCCCGGGTGCTGGTGGGCATGACCGACACGGCGGCCTATTTCCCGCTCGTCCGGGGGCAGCGCGTGGCCGTGCTGGCCAATCAGACCTCCGTGGCGGAGATGCCCGGAGCGCCCGGGGCCGATGCCGCAGGGCGGGTGCATCTCGTGGACCTGCTTCACGGGGCGGGCTTCGACGTGGCGGCGATCTTCTCGCCCGAACACGGATTCCGCGGCACGGCGGACGCCGGGGAGCATGTCGCAAGTTCGGTCGATGCACGGACGGGCATTCCCATCCGCTCGCTCTACGACGGCAACACGAAACGTCCTTCGGACGAGACGATGCGCTCGTTCGACGTGTTGGTCGTGGATATGCAGGATGTCGGATTGCGGTTCTATACCTATTATATCTCGATGTTGCGGATGATGGATGCCTGCGCCGATTTCGGCCGCCGGGTCGTGGTGCTCGACCGTCCCAACCCCAACGGACACATCATCGACGGTCCCGTGCTGGACATGAAATATCGGTCGGGCGTCGGGGCGATTCCCGTTCCCGTGCTCCACGGCCTGACGATGGGTGAGATCGCCCGCATGGCCGCCGGGGAGGGATGGGCGAAGCAATGCGCCCTGACCGTCGTGAAGTGTCGCAACTACACCCATGCGACCGAATACCTCCTGCCCGTGGCGCCGTCGCCCAACTTGCCGACCGCGCGTGCCGTGTATCTTTATGCCGCGCTGTGCCCTTTCGAAGGCACCGTCGTCAGCCTCGGACGGGGAACGGACAAACCGTTCGAGATGTACGGACATCCGGATATGACCGGACGCATGTTCTCTTTCACGCCCCGTCCGACGGCCGGGGCCAAGCATCCGCCGCTCGAAGGACGGCTGTGCCGGGGCGTCGATCTGAGCGGCATGCCGCTCGCCGAGGCCCGCGAGGTGGGCTTTTCGCTGCGGTACGTGATCGACGCCTGTACGGACCTGGGGATGGGGGACAAGTTCTTCACGCCGATGTTCGAAAAGCTGGTCGGCGTGGGATGGGTGCGCGAGATGATCCTCGCCGGAGCCCCGGAGGCGGAGATACGCGCCCGCTGGGCCGGCGATGTGGAACGCTACCGCGAACGGAGAACGAAATACTTGCTTTACGAATAG
- a CDS encoding DUF362 domain-containing protein, with amino-acid sequence MAYKITDSCVACGTCIGECPVEAISAGDIYVIDADKCIDCGTCAGVCPSEAIVSE; translated from the coding sequence ATGGCTTACAAAATCACTGATTCCTGCGTAGCATGCGGCACCTGCATCGGCGAGTGCCCGGTAGAGGCTATTTCGGCCGGCGACATCTACGTCATCGACGCCGACAAGTGCATCGACTGCGGCACCTGCGCAGGCGTTTGCCCGAGCGAAGCGATCGTTTCGGAGTAA
- the prfB gene encoding peptide chain release factor 2, which translates to MVLAEQIKEIEQRREALERCLDIEQKRIDLRNEEEKTQEPNFWDEPDKAREQLRKVAAIKAWVDDYDAVRKDAEDLALMPDFVKEGVVTEAEMDAHYAATLEKIGNLEMRNMLRREEDKLGAILDINAGAGGTEALDWASMLMRMYTRWGEAHGYKVKVLDYQAGDEVGVKSCTMEFEGEYAYGYLKSENGVHRMVRLSPFNANNKRQTTFASVFVSPAVDDTIEITVNPSDIEWDTFRSSGAGGQNVNKVETAVRLRYHGKDADTGEPVEFLIENMETRSQLMNRENAMRILKSKLYQRELDKRMATQQALEASKKKIEWGSQIRSYVFDDRRVKDHRTGVQTSAVEAVMDGDLDQFIKGYLMEFGAQA; encoded by the coding sequence ATGGTACTTGCCGAACAGATCAAGGAGATCGAACAGCGCCGGGAGGCGCTGGAACGCTGTCTCGACATCGAACAGAAGCGCATCGACCTCCGCAACGAGGAGGAGAAGACCCAGGAACCGAATTTCTGGGACGAACCCGACAAGGCGCGCGAACAGCTGCGCAAGGTGGCGGCGATCAAGGCGTGGGTCGATGACTACGACGCCGTGCGCAAGGATGCCGAGGACCTCGCGCTGATGCCCGATTTCGTGAAGGAGGGGGTGGTGACCGAGGCCGAGATGGACGCCCACTATGCGGCGACGCTCGAGAAGATCGGAAATCTCGAAATGCGCAACATGCTGCGCCGCGAGGAGGACAAACTGGGAGCCATCCTCGACATCAACGCCGGGGCGGGCGGCACCGAGGCCCTCGACTGGGCGTCGATGCTGATGCGCATGTACACCCGCTGGGGCGAGGCCCACGGCTACAAGGTCAAGGTGCTGGACTATCAGGCCGGCGACGAAGTGGGGGTGAAATCCTGCACGATGGAGTTCGAGGGCGAGTACGCCTACGGTTACCTCAAGAGCGAGAACGGCGTGCACCGCATGGTGCGCCTTTCGCCGTTCAACGCCAACAACAAGCGGCAGACGACCTTTGCGTCGGTGTTCGTTTCGCCCGCCGTGGACGACACGATCGAGATCACGGTCAACCCGTCGGACATCGAGTGGGACACGTTCCGCTCGTCGGGCGCCGGCGGCCAGAACGTCAACAAGGTCGAGACGGCGGTGCGCCTGCGCTACCACGGCAAGGATGCCGATACGGGCGAACCCGTGGAGTTTCTGATCGAGAACATGGAGACCCGTTCGCAGCTGATGAACCGCGAGAACGCCATGCGCATCCTCAAATCGAAGCTCTATCAGCGCGAGCTGGACAAGCGCATGGCGACGCAGCAGGCCCTGGAGGCTTCGAAGAAAAAGATCGAGTGGGGATCGCAGATCCGCTCCTACGTCTTCGACGACCGCCGCGTGAAGGACCACCGTACGGGCGTCCAGACCTCGGCCGTGGAGGCGGTGATGGACGGCGATCTGGACCAGTTCATCAAGGGATATTTAATGGAGTTCGGTGCGCAGGCTTAG
- a CDS encoding AAA family ATPase, which translates to MEKFVINIGRQLGSGGRTVGEIIARRLGIRLYDKELINLAARESGICPEIFEKADEKESRGVLSTMIGYLRAPFAGDDAGMTNVLSNDALFKIQSDVIRKVAAGESAVFVGRCADYILRENPRCVNVFITADDEDRCRRICTRQGCTPAEAQALMERVDARRASYYNYYSSRTWGVASTYHLCVSSSVLGDEGTADFILEFAARKLHEKM; encoded by the coding sequence ATGGAAAAATTCGTCATCAACATCGGCCGCCAGCTGGGCAGCGGCGGCAGGACAGTCGGGGAGATCATCGCCCGCAGGCTGGGCATCCGCCTCTACGACAAGGAGCTGATCAACCTGGCCGCCCGGGAGAGCGGCATTTGTCCCGAGATTTTCGAAAAGGCCGATGAAAAGGAGTCGCGCGGCGTGCTCTCGACGATGATCGGCTACCTGCGCGCACCCTTCGCGGGCGACGACGCAGGCATGACGAACGTTCTGTCGAACGACGCGCTGTTCAAGATTCAGAGCGACGTGATCCGCAAGGTCGCCGCCGGGGAGTCGGCGGTTTTCGTGGGCCGCTGCGCCGACTACATCCTGCGCGAGAATCCGCGCTGCGTCAACGTCTTCATCACGGCCGACGACGAAGACCGCTGCCGCCGCATCTGCACGCGGCAGGGCTGCACTCCCGCCGAGGCGCAGGCTCTGATGGAGCGCGTGGACGCCCGCCGCGCTTCGTATTACAATTATTACAGTTCGCGGACATGGGGCGTGGCTTCGACCTACCACCTCTGCGTGAGCTCCTCGGTGCTGGGCGACGAGGGCACGGCCGATTTCATTCTGGAATTCGCCGCACGGAAACTGCACGAAAAAATGTGA
- a CDS encoding MATE family efflux transporter — MNSETKSAALELGTERIRKLLVQYAVPAIIAMTASSLYNMVDSIFIGHGVGPLAISGLALTFPLMNLAAAFGSLVGVGAATLISMRLGQRDYETAQRVLGNVLVLNLIIGVSFGLVTLLFLDPILYFFGASEATIGYAREYMTIILLGNVITHMYLGLNAVLRASGHPRKSMYATIITVVINAVLDPIFIFGFGWGIRGAAVATVLAQIIALVWQFRILSDKRELLHFRRGIYRLRKKIVRDMLAIGMSPFLMNLAACFIVILINKGLKEYGGDLTIGAYGIVNRLAFFFVMIVLGVNQGMQPIAGYNFGAKQYDRVMRVLKLTIIGATCVTTAGFVIGEFLPRMAVGMFTSDEELIRLSVEGMRIVFFCFPIIGFQMVATNFFMSVGMAGKAIFLSLSRQLLFLMPGLIFLPRIFDACTEWSGSWGVWCAMPLSDFLASLVAFFMLTYQLRKFRAIGAANTAKEG, encoded by the coding sequence ATGAATTCCGAAACTAAATCGGCAGCTTTGGAGCTCGGGACCGAGCGTATCCGCAAGCTGCTCGTGCAATATGCCGTGCCGGCGATCATCGCCATGACGGCCTCGTCGCTCTACAACATGGTCGATAGCATTTTCATCGGCCACGGAGTGGGGCCGCTGGCCATTTCGGGCCTCGCGCTGACCTTCCCGCTGATGAATCTCGCCGCGGCGTTCGGTTCGCTGGTGGGCGTGGGCGCTGCGACGCTGATCTCGATGCGTCTGGGCCAGCGGGACTATGAGACGGCTCAGCGGGTGCTGGGCAATGTGTTGGTGCTCAATCTCATAATCGGCGTTTCGTTCGGACTCGTGACGCTGCTTTTCCTCGATCCGATCCTCTATTTCTTCGGGGCCAGCGAGGCCACGATCGGCTATGCCCGCGAGTATATGACGATCATCCTGCTGGGCAACGTCATTACCCATATGTATCTGGGACTGAACGCCGTGCTGAGGGCCTCGGGGCATCCCCGCAAGTCGATGTACGCCACCATAATCACGGTGGTCATCAATGCCGTCCTCGACCCGATCTTCATCTTCGGGTTCGGCTGGGGCATTCGCGGAGCGGCCGTCGCCACGGTGCTGGCGCAGATCATCGCGCTCGTGTGGCAGTTCCGGATTCTCTCCGACAAACGGGAGCTGCTCCACTTCCGGCGCGGCATCTACCGCCTGCGGAAGAAGATCGTGCGCGACATGCTCGCCATCGGCATGTCGCCCTTCCTGATGAACCTCGCGGCCTGCTTCATCGTCATCCTGATCAACAAGGGACTGAAAGAGTACGGCGGCGACCTGACGATCGGCGCCTACGGCATCGTCAACCGGCTGGCTTTCTTCTTCGTGATGATCGTGCTGGGCGTCAACCAGGGCATGCAGCCCATCGCGGGGTACAATTTCGGCGCGAAGCAGTACGACCGCGTGATGCGCGTGCTGAAACTGACGATCATCGGCGCCACGTGCGTCACCACGGCGGGATTCGTCATCGGTGAGTTCCTGCCGCGCATGGCCGTGGGGATGTTCACCTCCGACGAGGAGCTGATCCGCCTGTCGGTCGAGGGCATGCGCATCGTCTTCTTCTGCTTCCCGATCATCGGGTTTCAGATGGTGGCCACGAACTTCTTCATGAGCGTCGGCATGGCCGGCAAGGCGATCTTCCTGTCGCTGTCGCGCCAGCTGCTGTTCCTGATGCCGGGGCTGATCTTCCTGCCCCGCATCTTCGACGCCTGCACCGAGTGGAGCGGCAGTTGGGGCGTGTGGTGCGCCATGCCGCTGTCGGATTTCCTGGCGTCGCTCGTGGCGTTCTTCATGCTGACTTACCAACTGCGGAAATTCCGCGCCATCGGCGCCGCGAATACCGCCAAAGAGGGATAG
- a CDS encoding GIY-YIG nuclease family protein, whose protein sequence is MESGYVYILTNKLHTVLYVGVTTCLSRRMKEHAAGLSAFTRRYNVHKLIYVEEYSVIRDAIAREKQIKSWSRKRKMELVDSRNPLWKDLSNGIV, encoded by the coding sequence ATGGAAAGCGGTTATGTATATATATTGACCAATAAACTGCATACGGTGCTGTATGTCGGTGTTACGACATGCCTGTCCCGGCGCATGAAAGAACATGCGGCTGGTTTGTCCGCATTTACACGCCGCTATAACGTCCATAAGTTGATTTACGTCGAGGAGTATTCGGTCATTCGGGATGCGATTGCCCGAGAGAAACAGATCAAGAGCTGGAGCCGGAAACGGAAGATGGAGCTGGTTGACTCCCGGAATCCGTTGTGGAAAGATTTGTCGAACGGAATCGTCTGA
- a CDS encoding peptidase U32 family protein, with amino-acid sequence MKTVELLAPAKDYASAVAAVDYGADAVYIGGAKFGARQAAGNSAEEIARVVEYARRYGVRVHAALNTLVWDDELEEAERQARELIAAGVDALIVQDMALRRMSLPVELHASTQVCNSTPEGARFLGEAGFARVILERNLSLDEIRAICSATAAEVECFVHGAICVGFSGRCFLSRSMSGRSGNRGACSQPCRLAWDLTDGRGRTYIAGKHLLSVRDMNLSHRIGDLLDAGVTSFKIEGRLKDTNYIKNVVAYYRRAVDEALAVRPGFVRSSAGESVPDFTPDPSKSFTRGESEYFFAGKRPGVASFDTPKAVGEYVGRVAKVFGNGFTLLGEAELAPGDGICFITPHGVTGTNVNAAEGRRIVPNRMEGIVAGAEVYRNSDRLFNLRLERSRTRRVIPATAVAEVSAEGFAITYTDCEGVTASAARTVPLDRAKNPGANASALRVQAMKSGDTIFAVRDAEVRGAEWFVPASLAAEVRREALSALDEARRNRPLEHRILPENPAARYPSERLTAEENVTNRLAEAFYRDHGVVRIERGLDLAPTTAGHRVMRSAYCIRREIGECLRERPRLRGDLYLEHGAHRYRLEFDCAACEMSLIDCTKNLK; translated from the coding sequence GTGAAAACCGTCGAACTCCTGGCTCCCGCCAAAGATTACGCCTCGGCCGTGGCCGCCGTGGATTACGGCGCCGACGCCGTCTATATCGGCGGTGCGAAGTTCGGGGCCCGGCAGGCCGCGGGCAACTCCGCGGAGGAGATCGCCCGCGTCGTGGAGTACGCCCGCCGCTATGGCGTAAGGGTCCATGCCGCGCTCAACACGCTGGTGTGGGACGACGAGCTGGAGGAGGCCGAACGGCAGGCCCGGGAGCTGATCGCCGCGGGCGTCGATGCGCTGATCGTGCAGGACATGGCCCTGCGGCGGATGTCGCTGCCCGTCGAACTGCACGCCTCGACGCAGGTGTGCAACTCGACGCCCGAGGGGGCCCGTTTTCTGGGCGAGGCGGGCTTCGCGCGGGTGATCCTCGAACGGAACCTGTCGCTGGACGAGATCCGGGCGATCTGCTCGGCCACGGCGGCCGAGGTCGAATGCTTCGTCCACGGGGCGATCTGCGTGGGTTTCAGCGGCCGTTGTTTCCTTTCGCGGTCGATGTCGGGGCGCAGCGGCAATCGGGGCGCATGCAGCCAGCCCTGCCGCCTGGCCTGGGACCTCACCGACGGCCGGGGACGCACCTACATCGCCGGCAAACACCTGCTGTCGGTGCGCGACATGAACCTATCGCACCGCATCGGCGACCTGCTGGATGCGGGCGTCACCTCCTTCAAGATCGAAGGGCGTCTGAAAGACACCAATTATATCAAGAACGTCGTGGCCTATTACCGCCGGGCGGTGGACGAGGCGCTGGCCGTGCGGCCGGGGTTCGTGCGGTCGTCCGCGGGCGAGAGCGTCCCGGACTTCACGCCCGATCCCTCGAAGAGCTTCACGCGCGGGGAATCCGAATACTTTTTTGCCGGAAAACGTCCCGGGGTGGCGTCGTTCGACACCCCGAAGGCCGTCGGCGAGTATGTGGGGCGCGTGGCGAAGGTTTTCGGGAATGGGTTTACGCTTCTCGGGGAGGCTGAACTGGCTCCGGGCGACGGCATCTGCTTCATCACGCCGCACGGCGTGACCGGAACCAATGTCAATGCCGCGGAGGGGCGCCGCATCGTGCCCAACCGCATGGAGGGGATCGTCGCCGGGGCGGAGGTCTACCGCAATTCCGACCGGCTGTTCAACCTCCGGCTGGAGCGCAGCCGCACGCGGCGGGTGATTCCTGCCACGGCCGTCGCGGAGGTCTCGGCGGAGGGCTTTGCGATAACGTATACCGACTGCGAGGGCGTCACGGCTTCGGCCGCGCGCACCGTGCCGCTCGACCGGGCGAAGAATCCCGGCGCCAACGCTTCGGCGCTGCGGGTACAGGCGATGAAGTCGGGCGACACGATTTTTGCAGTACGGGATGCGGAGGTGCGGGGCGCGGAGTGGTTCGTGCCGGCGTCGCTGGCCGCCGAGGTGCGCCGCGAAGCGCTCTCCGCATTGGACGAGGCGCGCCGGAACAGGCCGTTGGAACACCGCATTCTGCCCGAAAATCCGGCGGCGCGGTATCCTTCGGAGCGGCTGACGGCCGAGGAGAACGTCACCAACCGGCTGGCCGAGGCGTTTTACCGCGACCACGGGGTAGTGCGCATCGAGCGGGGGCTGGACCTCGCGCCGACGACCGCCGGGCATCGGGTGATGCGTTCGGCCTACTGCATCCGCCGCGAGATCGGCGAGTGTCTCCGCGAGCGTCCGCGGCTGCGCGGCGACCTCTATCTGGAGCACGGCGCGCACCGTTACCGGCTGGAATTCGACTGCGCGGCCTGCGAAATGTCACTAATTGATTGCACGAAAAATCTGAAATAA
- a CDS encoding class I SAM-dependent methyltransferase, whose protein sequence is MQEQLTPDFGDYELIDTGDFEKLERFGRYVTRRPEPQAIWRRTLSEEEWRRMADAAFLRDARSDERGEWRLAPKTPDRWTVEYSYRGMRLRMRLGLTSFKHVGIFPEQAANWNFIYDECRKLAGDSGGAKVLNLFAYTGGATLAARAAGAEVTHVDSVKQVVTWARENMEQSGLEGVRWIVEDALKFVRREVRRGSRYRGIILDPPAYGRGANGEKWVLEDDICEMLDCCARLLEPENAFLVLNLYSMGLSPTLARTAVRQAFGAPRTEQWGELCFSDRAGKELPLGTYYRFTR, encoded by the coding sequence ATGCAGGAGCAGCTGACACCCGATTTCGGGGATTACGAACTGATCGACACGGGCGATTTCGAGAAACTGGAGCGTTTCGGGCGTTATGTGACGCGCCGTCCCGAGCCGCAGGCCATCTGGCGGCGGACGCTTTCCGAAGAGGAGTGGCGCCGCATGGCCGACGCCGCGTTCCTGCGCGACGCCCGCAGCGACGAGCGGGGCGAATGGCGTCTTGCGCCCAAGACTCCCGACCGCTGGACGGTGGAATATTCCTACCGGGGGATGCGGCTGCGCATGCGGCTGGGGCTCACATCGTTCAAGCACGTGGGGATCTTCCCCGAGCAGGCCGCCAACTGGAACTTCATCTACGACGAGTGCCGGAAGCTGGCCGGGGATTCGGGCGGCGCGAAGGTGCTGAACCTCTTCGCCTACACGGGCGGCGCGACGCTGGCGGCCCGGGCCGCCGGAGCCGAGGTGACGCACGTCGATTCGGTGAAGCAGGTGGTGACGTGGGCGCGCGAGAATATGGAGCAGAGCGGTCTGGAGGGCGTGCGGTGGATCGTCGAGGATGCGTTGAAATTCGTGCGGCGCGAAGTTCGCCGCGGCAGCCGCTATCGGGGCATCATCCTTGATCCTCCGGCCTACGGGCGCGGGGCCAACGGCGAAAAGTGGGTGTTGGAGGACGACATCTGCGAGATGCTGGATTGCTGTGCGCGGCTGCTGGAGCCGGAAAACGCCTTCCTCGTGCTGAACCTCTATTCGATGGGGCTTTCCCCGACGCTGGCCCGCACCGCCGTCAGGCAGGCGTTCGGGGCTCCGCGCACGGAACAGTGGGGCGAACTGTGCTTCTCCGACCGCGCCGGCAAGGAACTGCCGCTGGGGACCTATTACCGGTTCACGCGGTAG
- the serS gene encoding serine--tRNA ligase, with amino-acid sequence MLTIKQIRDDKEAAVRKLAKKGIDAAPVIEKIIAFDDRRKAVQLELDNTLAAQNKAAKEIGALMGQGRREEAEERKRFVADLKEKSSRLEAELNDVRQELQAAVVSLPNFPADIVPEGKTAEDNLVVKLVENYTTLPENPLPHWELARKYDIIDFDLGVKLTGAGFPVYKGKGARLQRALINYFLDCNTRAGYLEVEPPVMVNEASGFGTGQLPDKEGQMYHATADNFYLVPTAEVPVTNIYRDVILEKEDFPVKMTAYTPCFRREAGSYGKDVRGLNRLHQFDKVEIVQLSLPEVSYEALDGMVAHVEGIVKSLGLPYRILRLCGGDMSFTSALTYDFEVYSEAQKRWLEVSSVSNFESFQANRLKLRYRDEEKKIQLAHTLNGSSLALPRIVAALLENFQTPEGIRIPEVLVPYTGFDIIK; translated from the coding sequence ATGCTTACGATAAAGCAAATCCGCGACGACAAAGAGGCTGCCGTCCGCAAACTGGCGAAAAAAGGCATCGACGCCGCGCCCGTCATCGAAAAAATCATCGCCTTCGACGACCGCCGCAAGGCCGTCCAACTGGAGCTCGACAACACGCTGGCCGCCCAGAACAAGGCCGCCAAGGAGATCGGCGCACTGATGGGCCAGGGCCGCCGCGAGGAGGCCGAGGAGCGCAAACGCTTCGTGGCCGACCTCAAGGAGAAATCCTCGCGCCTCGAAGCCGAACTGAACGACGTTCGGCAGGAGTTGCAGGCCGCCGTCGTTTCGCTTCCGAACTTCCCCGCCGACATCGTCCCCGAAGGCAAGACGGCCGAGGACAACCTCGTGGTGAAACTCGTGGAAAACTACACGACGCTGCCCGAAAACCCGCTGCCCCACTGGGAGCTGGCCCGCAAATACGACATCATCGACTTCGACCTGGGCGTGAAGCTCACCGGCGCCGGATTCCCCGTCTACAAGGGGAAGGGTGCACGGCTCCAGCGTGCGCTGATCAACTATTTCCTCGACTGCAACACCCGGGCCGGCTACCTCGAAGTCGAGCCTCCCGTGATGGTCAACGAGGCTTCGGGCTTCGGCACGGGACAGCTTCCCGACAAGGAGGGCCAGATGTACCACGCCACGGCGGACAATTTCTACCTGGTGCCCACGGCCGAGGTTCCCGTGACGAACATCTACCGCGACGTGATTCTCGAAAAGGAGGATTTCCCGGTGAAGATGACCGCCTACACCCCCTGCTTCCGCCGCGAGGCCGGCTCCTACGGCAAGGACGTGCGCGGACTGAACCGCCTGCACCAGTTCGACAAGGTGGAGATCGTGCAGCTGTCGCTGCCCGAAGTCTCCTACGAGGCGCTCGACGGCATGGTGGCCCATGTCGAAGGGATCGTCAAATCGCTCGGGCTCCCCTACCGCATCCTGCGGCTGTGCGGCGGCGACATGTCGTTCACCTCGGCGCTGACCTACGACTTCGAGGTCTACTCCGAGGCCCAGAAACGCTGGCTGGAGGTGTCGTCGGTGTCGAACTTCGAGTCGTTCCAGGCCAACCGCCTCAAACTCCGCTACCGCGACGAGGAGAAGAAAATCCAGCTGGCACACACGCTGAACGGCTCCTCGCTGGCCCTGCCGCGCATCGTGGCGGCGCTGCTCGAAAACTTCCAGACCCCGGAAGGCATCCGCATCCCCGAGGTGCTGGTTCCCTACACGGGTTTTGATATTATCAAATAA
- a CDS encoding AraC family transcriptional regulator: MNPESASIPLHKAAQRSDFGIFVKEIASRSAGEPVGYAHRDDFYVFGLVTGGSCRVGIDFREYSLSEGDVVAVRPGQVHRVADAGDAEALLLFADAALVDPPNKQVLAEYALCPAPCRTAGAQRDELERLFAMILRRMDSLENDDSKRIVRYLSDALMGMVTEILRSAVGRLPGNRRHVEIVLAFRELLARDGRIVRNPAHYAAALHISPVYLNEVVKNVTGESVGRYIRNEIVLRAKRMLVYTTRNIGEIACELGFDDYAYFTRLFTKQTGMNPTAYRKKYLE; this comes from the coding sequence GTGAATCCGGAATCCGCCTCCATCCCCCTGCACAAGGCGGCCCAGCGTTCCGATTTCGGGATATTCGTCAAGGAGATCGCTTCCCGGTCGGCGGGAGAGCCTGTCGGATATGCCCACCGCGACGATTTCTATGTGTTCGGGCTGGTGACCGGCGGAAGCTGCCGTGTCGGCATCGACTTCAGGGAGTATAGCCTTTCGGAGGGCGATGTCGTGGCTGTCCGGCCGGGACAGGTCCACCGCGTCGCGGATGCCGGCGACGCCGAGGCGCTGCTCCTCTTTGCGGACGCTGCGCTCGTCGATCCCCCGAATAAGCAGGTGCTCGCCGAATATGCGCTGTGTCCGGCGCCCTGCCGTACCGCCGGGGCGCAGCGGGACGAACTGGAACGGTTGTTTGCGATGATCCTCCGCAGGATGGACAGCCTGGAGAACGACGATTCGAAACGCATCGTGCGGTATCTGTCGGATGCGCTGATGGGGATGGTGACGGAGATTCTGCGGAGCGCGGTCGGCCGATTGCCCGGAAACCGGCGGCATGTGGAAATCGTGCTGGCATTCAGGGAACTGCTGGCGAGAGACGGCCGGATCGTCCGGAATCCGGCCCACTATGCGGCGGCTCTGCATATCTCCCCGGTCTATCTGAACGAGGTGGTGAAAAACGTGACCGGGGAGAGTGTCGGCAGGTACATCCGGAACGAAATCGTGCTGCGCGCGAAGCGCATGCTGGTCTATACGACGCGCAACATCGGGGAGATAGCCTGCGAACTGGGCTTCGACGACTATGCCTATTTCACCCGCCTGTTCACGAAGCAGACCGGAATGAATCCCACCGCCTATCGGAAAAAATACCTCGAATAG
- a CDS encoding sugar O-acetyltransferase: protein MDDLEKMKAGLWLHAIRPQIGEALRRAEELVFELNRLAPSRREEREAIIRRLFGRIGRDFTIHSPFHCDFGEQISIGDHFVGNFNLTILDEAPVTIGDHVFIGPNVGLYTVSHALLPDQRNAGIMRSLPIAIGNNVWIGGNTVVMQGVTIGDNTVIGAGSVVTRDIPAGVIAVGSPCRVLREITEADRIAEVY, encoded by the coding sequence ATGGACGATCTTGAAAAAATGAAGGCGGGCCTCTGGCTCCACGCCATCCGCCCGCAGATCGGCGAAGCCCTGCGGCGTGCCGAGGAACTGGTATTCGAACTCAACCGGCTGGCCCCGAGCCGCCGCGAAGAGCGCGAGGCGATCATCCGCCGGCTGTTCGGGCGCATCGGCCGGGATTTCACCATCCACAGCCCGTTCCACTGCGACTTCGGGGAACAGATCTCGATCGGCGACCATTTCGTCGGCAACTTCAACCTGACGATCCTCGACGAGGCCCCCGTGACGATCGGCGACCACGTCTTCATCGGTCCCAACGTGGGGCTCTACACCGTCAGCCACGCCCTGCTGCCCGACCAGCGCAACGCGGGCATCATGCGTTCGCTGCCCATTGCCATCGGCAACAACGTCTGGATCGGGGGCAACACGGTGGTGATGCAGGGCGTGACGATCGGCGACAACACGGTGATCGGCGCCGGGAGCGTCGTCACGCGCGACATCCCCGCGGGGGTGATCGCCGTCGGGTCGCCCTGCCGGGTCCTGCGGGAGATCACCGAAGCAGACCGTATAGCGGAGGTGTATTGA